The Engraulis encrasicolus isolate BLACKSEA-1 chromosome 24, IST_EnEncr_1.0, whole genome shotgun sequence DNA window gagaggaagggaggggaggtgtCCCTCAAGGTCATGTGTAAGTGTTGCTGTGCTGCACCAGACCATTCCGGTCATGTCACAACTCAAGTGTGGCGGAGGGAGTGCATCACCTTCTGCTCTGTTCCATATAGCGCAGTGCCCACGTCATTTCCCCATAGCTCAGttggttcagttcagttcagttcagttcagttcaacacaTTGTGGTGTCATGTTTAAAGGGAGCGGTGTGGCATTCAGTAAAATGGATTCCACTAGCTGGGAATTTCCGTGTTGACACCAGATGGTATTCAAGAGGGCAGGTGTGGACacttcatttcctttgggatcaataatGTCACTTAACTCTACTTTCTTTACTCTGGGCAAGGTGTGAACCTCCTGAAAGGAGAGCGTCCAGGAAAACCACTCATAACAGATTTGTGACGGCCTGTGATTTCCACAGGAGTTAGTGACTAAACCATCTAATTATGTAAGGAAGTCAGTTAAGCAAGATGTAGATGACGGTAACGCATGCCCACATAAGACTTGTGTTTTAAAAAATCAGCAATTGAGacaattaagtaagggttaacgttcggcgagaaggtcgctaccgtggaatagcagcacgacagagagaatctttagaccccgacgcggagcggaggggtcttgttctctctgaagtgctgctattccacaaagcgaccgactcgccgaaagttaacccgcttattatatggatatacttaaatgattcacacatggcggggacatttctttaggcctatttaatgttaagtctattatagtttttaatgtcaaaagattgttgctgcgcaaaacaaaacagtgccgttgtggaacaccgctaggcaacagctaggtagccaggacaacaggtgttgtctatcacagcagctgattagagtcttgttgaaaagtcgctttagcagtgaaaagtcttgttgccattgacagcggtctgttatagaccaacccgtccgttatcgaaaaataacagacgtgcgaacgttggggagccccgttgaaatgaatggagcattcgaccgatgacgtcacaccatataataagaagGGTTTTTTTAACTGATATTTCTGTATATGGCAGGCTGATGTGggttgtgtgtctatgtgggcAGGGTGGGGTGAATGCAGACAAATTATGGCCTCTTTAATGAGACTATGATTTGATCCACTGAATCACTGGGCCAGTCTCTAAGCCTTTTTCTCTCCCCAGAGGAAAGACCTTGTATGCCTCAAGCTATTGTAGTATCTAGTGGTTCAGCCCTTGTTTAGGTCACTCTGTCCGTCTGTATTGCTAAGCCACTGAAAGTCAGGATGCTCTCCTCAAGGGAACCTCAGCCAGAGTGGAGTCCTAATGTCTTAATAATGTCCGTTTGAGAGCACATTAAAATGATGTAGCTTGAGCTGACACTGCTGCATGTaaattaacccccaccccacctcaattACAGGAAGAAGAGCGGTAAAGTCAAGACAGCCTACAAGCGTGAATATGTTAACCTTGGCTGCGACGTTGACTTCGATTTTGCTGGGCCCACCATTCACGGCGCCGCCGTTGTTGGCTACGAGGGCTGGCTGGCCGGCTACCAAATGTCCTTCGACACAGCCAAGTCCAAGATGACCCAGAGCAACTTTGCTGTCGGTTACaagactggtgatttccagctGCACACCAACGTGTAAGactcttttttttaatcataatacaatacaacatgtatttatatagtgcagtaGCAGAACAACAAAGTTGTGTCAAAGCGCtttccaaatacacatacacgcatacattcaCACGCGTACAAcagtaataatagtcctaaaatattaataataatgttgattaCTTCATTGGAGATCACTCAACACTGAAAGAGTGGAAATTTGATTGGCTGTTTTTCCTCTGCTTGTGATGTGCATATTAACGCCCCAGTCACCCAAGACTCCACTGTCTGTCGCCCTCCTTTACAGTAATGACGGTTCAGAGTTCGGCGGCTCCATCTACCAGAAGGTGAACCCTAAGCTGGAGACTGCTGTCAACCTGGCCTGGACCGCTGGCAGCAACAGCACCCGCTTTGGCATCGCAGCCAAGTACCAGTTGGACAAGGATGCCTCCATTAATGTAAGTCTTGCCTGGCCGTAATGATTATTAGAGCAAAAGTCTTCACCAGTTTTGGTTCACTTTGCCTCTGCAGTATTGTCCCAATCATCATAgtataaaccagtggttctcaaactgttttATGTGGGGATCTCGTTTGGACCTATGAATGTTTTCGTCACCACCACCCCGCCTCCTGCCATATTCTTTGGcacttttttgtccattaatgttGCTCGATTTTCTGTTCCTAATTAATGGAATTATgtcagctgttaacctgtggattccccaacccccagtttggaagCCACTGGTCTTAACTATACAAACACTTTTGTTACAGAACAGTCTTGATTTATTAATTGGCCTTCCGCCCAGTTcattcatgcacattttcagatGGTCACTTTTCTTCATTGGGTGCCTCTgattctgatatttttgctgcATTAAACGGCGTCTCATTGGCATGTTCTCAAACGTAATTACAATATCTAATGTACATAACTGTAAAGTGTTGATGCAAGCAAAGctcagatttttttcccccaagaggTCAGAAAACTGATGTCTGAATTGGAGGGATCCATTTCTGTATAATTTGGCCATTTTAAAAAGATGGAAGGTTCTCAACAGCTGGCCCCATCTCTAAACACTGAAATCGAGACTGTTGGCAGGCTGAGGTGTTGTAATTACTTAAGCCTTTCCCCTTATATTTGGATTTGactgtgtatttgtttttttgcagGCTAAAGTGAACAATACCAGCCTTGTTGGTGTTGGCTACACTCAGACACTAAGACCAGGTTTGTCTTACTTCTTTGTCTATATTTTCAGAATGTGTCAGACTGTCCTCTTAGAGACCCATCTTACAACTTCTTTTTAAACATTTATTGTGCAGTGATCTAATGGTTCAGATGTATGGCAGATGCGTAGTTAATAAGACACGAGAGGCCGTGGGGTTGTGTTAGATTTAGAAAAGCTAAGGGATtgcacagcctgatctccaaaaaatctgtgctcctggacacggatgttagggacacaaaatccgtgtccaggagcacggattttgcctaaattccgtgctcctggacacggaattgttttccgtgctcctggacacggaattgttttccgtgatgggcacacggaagtgctttctataggctattaccacagcactgtgttaactctatcattagaaaatacataccaaatgttaatcctaaacaaaataatgctatagcaatttaagttgtgccctgaccaaaacattccctaaccttaacctgtcattaaagacatatttttgagaaataccttttccagttagttgctaggctatcaaattcatgtaatgaatgaaagaaaactagctgtgcccagaccaaaacaatccctaaccttaacctgtcagtaagaaatgtttttttagaaaaaaatatttgaaattagaaaaatcctgagaaaacacaagactgtggaaacatatagctgtgggagtatagagagagcaattctgtgtgtccatcacggaaaataattccgtgtccaggagcacggaattttggcaaaatccgtgctcctggacacggattttgtgtccttaacatccgtgtccaggagcacagaatttttggagatcatgttggattgCAAGTGCTGTAAAACGCCCCCCAAGCTGTTCTAAATACAACACAAACCCACAAACTCAAGTTGGATTATTGCTAATCTAAAACTGTTGAAAAAAATCATTGATAATCTTTCATTGAAGACCACCACTAATGTTTATAAAGTGTAATAACCATTAATTTGCCTAAACAAATGGGTCTGTTGGAAAAGTGCTTGGTTACCGGGGTCACACCAGAAGCTTACTTTTATGAGATCAGGCGAATAAATTATGAGTGGCTGCTTCATTATGTACATATGACGGTGTGCACGTTTATCGCACTAACAGACTCCAGTATGCTGGTACAAAAAGACAACACGATAGGAAGTGAGCGATGtgcaaaagtattcgctaacctccCTCGACTCGCTTGAATTTATATGCCATCTCATTCACCCATATGGTTCAAAATGATGTCGGTCCACTTTTTACAGCTATTATAGCTTCAACTCAATGATACAGTACTATAGAGGTCAATGCTTCAACTTCAACACTCCAACACAATTGTTTTCTGTACCAAACATGCAGTATCTAATGAAGGCCCTATGGCTAGAGCAACTTTGCCATAGAAGTGACTTTTCAGCAGCCTGATCATGGATCAACTTCATGAGAACCATCTGACCTCGTATCATTAGAATTGGTCTGCTGTACTTTTTGGTTGTGAAGTCCCACCCCTCTATAGTTACTGTATCCATGCCCCATAAACACTGAACAGTACAGAGATTATCTATGCCTATTACCCACCACATGGATATTTTTCAGATAAATTTGAGTGGGTGGAGTGGGTAGAGCCAGAGACGGTCTAATAAAGAGAAGAAACACTTCAGAAAGCGCCCATATGAATGAACGGGTGCAATTCGCTACGCTAATATGGCGCGTGCTTGAacatatcccacctgtccggtaacaaaAGCCAATTGCttactgagctgcgctgtcacttatccaatcatctcgacgcAACCTTTTACGACTGCTCGAAGTCAATCGACATGCCCTGAGAATCTGCTTCAGccggtcggttgctgatgacatgcTGTTCACATCAAGTAGCTACTCGCATAGGGTTGCAACACAGTTTGATCTCACAGACCGTGAAGTAGAACGTATGTCGTGAAATAGTATCCCAAATAGTAACCCTgaagcgtagccaagatggcccccgagtgaaaggacttaaaCTAAATGACTTTGGGAAAGTTTGATAATCCCACCTGGAATGACTGAGTTTCTGTATTTTTGaacaaagatttttaaacaaTCTGTGTTGTCTGTCTACAGGTGTGAAGCTCACCCTTGCAGCTCTTGTCGATGGAAAGAGCATCAACGCTGGAGGCCACAAGCTTGGTTTGGGCCTTGAGCTCGAGGCTTAAACCAACATCTACGTGTAAACGTTTGGGGCGAGGGAATAACAGAACAGTTTGGCCTTAAGTCGGTTTCCACCTAAAACCAGCTGGGCATTTCTGGAAGGGAAACGGGTTCAAAGACCACGAAAACCACTACAAcgcaaaaaaagaataataattctCCATAATCTCAGTGTGGCTGGTGTTTTCTTCTGAGTCATGGTTGTACTGTGTAATTCTTGTTTTTagctttgaagatatttggggtGTGTGACAaagacctctcctcctccactgccatGACAAGCGAAATGCAGATCTCCCACACCACTCCTCAAGGTGGCTATGTACTGTATGGCAGTCGTTCTGAATCCTCTGGATTTGGCGTTAACATGTTGCTGTGGGAGGGACTGAACTTTTTGTTATCTTCAACATGTTACTGAGGTGGTGTGGTGATTCTATCATGAGGTACGCTGCTGATTCAGTTGTAAGTTGATATTCCCAAGTTGTCCAAATGATTCATTTATTTGCTTCGCTCCAAAAGGTcactacagttttttttttccaaatctaTGTTCACCAGAGAGAAGTGTTTTGCTTCTTCATGGTCATGTTTTCTTGTAAGCCATTGGGATTTTGAAGGGAGATTGAACTGTGCTGCAAGTCTACCCCAAAACAGAGCAGTTTCTGGGATGGCTTTAACTGAAGGTCTCTTGAGCAAGGATTACGTTGGGACATCTTTTGTCGATTTGATTTAACACCTCGCCCCATTTTACTACCTTTTTTACCCCCTTGTTGATCAGACGACTTGGTAAGGTCTGCAACTGAGATGCCaaaattgttttgtttctttccctTTGGATATGAACCTCTGACCGTGTCTGTTGACAGCCTGTCACAGACTCCTTGAGATGGCACTTACACAAAATACATGGAGTGATCCTCATGTATGGTATCATTTTCAATAAAGTCTTTGAACTCCAAAACAGACTTTCAAGTAGTGATTGATGTACAGGGTAAAAAAGGTCCTGGTATTGTTAAAGTTGCAGTATGTGATATTTTTTCATTatacctaaatttccttcgggattaataaatgttactctactatATATCCAAACatttattcacaaatgttaccttttacacgttaaccaccaccatcatattcaaagtattcattatgacagagaagctccaccttttcatgtatgaaaagccaTATTCCCTATGTCTGACATTGTTTATGTTTAGCAGCACAACTTACTGCCCTTTGCTTATACCAGTAAACATTATTTTCTTTGTAAGTATTCTTGAAAATATTAAGTTTGGGAATAGGCAACACGGctgcaatgagcagcacagtttcaatacctACTGtagtcaccatcctacacactgaACCTTTTATTACTTCTCAGGAGAACATCCTGGTTGCAAATCCTTTCTCCAGATTCACTTCCTTTCCTTTGACCGCATGCCTTATCAAGTTGTGTAAAGTCAGTTTTATATTGGGCATTCAAAACACGTGATGGCCTAGTCTAgtttttctcaacaggggctgtaCAG harbors:
- the vdac2 gene encoding voltage-dependent anion-selective channel protein 2; this translates as MAVPPTYGDLGKSAKDVFNKGYGFGVVKLDVKTKSATGVEFKTAGSSNTDTGKVAGSLETKYKKSEYGLTFTEKWNTDNTLGTEITVEDQIAKGLKLTFDTTFSPNTGKKSGKVKTAYKREYVNLGCDVDFDFAGPTIHGAAVVGYEGWLAGYQMSFDTAKSKMTQSNFAVGYKTGDFQLHTNVNDGSEFGGSIYQKVNPKLETAVNLAWTAGSNSTRFGIAAKYQLDKDASINAKVNNTSLVGVGYTQTLRPGVKLTLAALVDGKSINAGGHKLGLGLELEA